The genome window TTACACTCGCGTGGGGCTTTCGGCGTTGCTCGTTTCGACTTGTCGGGCAATGCGAGAGCCTTTATAGCGTGGAACGAGTGACAAGACTGGCTCCACGCTTTTTATGTATACATAAGCGAATATAAACATAGCCATATGTACTTAATAAACATATACAACAACCCTTTAAAAATGGAAATATGAAAAAGAAAATTATGTTAGCTTTCATAGCTATTGCAGTAAGTTTGAATGTTAGTGCACAAATTCAGTTTTCAGAATTTAAATTTTTCGTGGCTAACATATATGATTTTAGCCAACTTCAACTTGAGGTGAAGTTCAAGGTTACAAGTGAGAGAAACTTGAAATATGTTAATGTACATTTCTGTCCTGTCAATCAAGTCGGAGATGCAATTTGCGATGACATTGTTGGTGGCGTAAATGCCAATACAAAGTTTTCAAAATATCAACTAATTCAAGCAACTGGTCCATTTGAGACGAAAAAATCATACAAAAGACATTTTGGTATTTATCATATATCTGGTAAGAAACCGACACCTTTTCCACATATGGTTACCATAGACTACATGGGTGGTGGCAGTGACACAATTCGCATAACAAGAGACAATATAAAAACATATTTTCCAAAGACAAAATGGATAGATGTAGACTATAAGAGTGGGTTTCAGCCTGATAATTAAGCAATAATAACTATATTCATAAAAATATAAAAGTATGGGATTTTTCAAGAAATTATTTGGAGATTCAACAGTTCAATCATCCAACGACATCAACAGCAACTATAAGGAAGACCATGAGCTGCAAGTCACTAATTCTATGTCTCAATCTGCTCATAACAATAACATGACAAGTTGGGAAAACTTCTTTGGCATAGACTTAAAATCATCGCCTAATGAGCTATGGATAGAAGGAGAATGCGAGTATAATGAAAAGAATATAATCAGAATTTTCACAAACAACCATATCCACAACGTTTACTTCTCTTCAGTAAAAGCAAAAGTGATTGGAAACTCCGCTACCAATTTCTTCTTCAAGTGTCCATATACATGGGACGATGCCTTTGACATTTACTATTTGATAGAACGAGATTTAGTTCATAACGGCAATTATACAAATACTGCTGCTGCAACAAAGTTCCGTGGAAAATTTGATAGCTACTATGATAGTTTTAGTTGGGATATTGATGGTTGCAGCATAATAATGTCTCGTGATATAGATACGGGCGACATTGAACTTGGCGTGTGGACATTGTTCTATAATCAAGAATACCTTAATAAGGCAAAAGATAGTTGCAAGGACAACAAGCTAGAAGATGAAGATGCATTACCCAAGAAAGAATTTAATGTCCATTTATTTGGAGCCTTAGATACTTTGCACTTCGTTCACGATCATTTAGGCAAGCAATTAGCAGGAACAGCATCTTGTTATGTTGCTCGTGCAGAAGGGGCTACGATTCATCTTCTTGATGAGAATAATCTTGAAGAGGTTTATTCTTTCAAAAGCAAAGAAATTGCTGATTATCTTGACCACAGATTGGGTGCAGCAGGATTCTTAAAATTCAATTGTGACGATGTTACTGATATACAAGCTGAACTCTTTATTATCCCTGCCGAAGATACCAAAGAGACATCTGATGATGGAGCAACAAACGCTTTAGTCCATTACGAAATGAGCTATCTTGTTGACCCAGTAGAATTTGACTATCGCAGAAAGACTATTATGGATGGCAAAATGAATCTCAACATCGTTGGTATTCAATACCGTGACAATTATGAGGAGCTTAAGTCTTCTATAAAAGAGGGAGTAACTGTCATCCTAAAACCAGAGCCAACAAATGAATACGACCCAAACGCTTTGGCTTTCTACCTTGAAGGAAACATCATTGGCTATCTCCCTAAAAAAGATCAACCTTTCGCCCATATTTTTATGGCAAAAGGACAGATTGAGGCCTCTATCTGTCGTATTGACGAAAATTGGATAGACACAGAGGTTGATATTAAGAAAGATATGATAGACGTTAATGCCTTCAAAAATAATGAAGTCAATTTAACTAAAATAAAATCGTTTAAAGGTGGCAATAGTAGTAGCCAATCTATTGAGCTTTGTGAATTTATAGAAACTCTTTAACTGTGTATAATTATGGCAAGTTTTTCTTTCGTTGCATTAGACATAGAAACAGCAACAGGCAAACGCAGTTCCATATGTGAGATAGGAATTGCTGTGGTTAAGGATTCTGAAATAAAAGAATCTAAAAGTTGGCTTATTAAGCCAGATGGTAACGTGTATTGGAACAGAAATATAGGCATTCATGGCATCACTCCTTCAGATACTCAAGACAAACCAACTCTTGCAGAAGTATGGAAAGAGATTCAACCTTACATTGAGAATCAAACTATCGTAGCACATAATACGGCCTTCGATATGTTTGCAATAGCAGAGGCTTTGACTAAAAATAATATTCCATTGCCCAACCTCAATTACTTCTGTAGCTTAAGAGTTGCACAAAAAGCATTCTCTCTCTTAAAATATTCCTTGGAGCCTCTATGCAAATCTTTAGGTATTCCATTTGAGCAGATCCATCGTGCAGAGTCAGATGCTGATGCCTGTGCAAAAGTTATGTTGAAATGTTTGGATAAACTTCAGGTCGATTCTTTTGAAGGGCTTGAACACAAAATCAATATAAGGCACGGCTTTTATAATGGAGGTTTGCATAATGGACAGAAAAGTATAGCAACAAATATTGGAAAAACAAAAAAATACTCCAATACTGCCAATCCCGACAATTTTGACGAGGACAACTATTTCTATGGTAAAGAAGTGTTGTTTACTGGCGAGATGAAGTATGGCAATAGAGAAAAAATGAGAGCCTTGATTGACAATATTGGTGGTCATTCTATTGATAGTTTCAAGAAATCTGTAGATATTCTTGTTGAGGGAGTCCAAAAAGCGAGCAATCTTACAACTGATGGGAAAAGCAGCAAACAAATAAAATGTGAGGAGTTACTTGCTAATGGAGGTTCTGTCGAGATACTATCAGAAGACGAGTTCTATGAGCGTTTTGGTATTTGGGACGAACAATAAAAAATATGTGGAAAAAGATTATTACTTATACTGTCGCTGCCCTAGCGGTTATAGGAGTTGGCGTTGTTCTTTTCTCTCTAATAGGAGTTGCAGTTTTCCTTCTGCCATTGTTGGCTGGAGCGTTCAAAAAATAGAATAATATCTGTTAAGCAAGAGGACATGGCATCTCCTCCCTGTAGTTAGCCGCCGAGTTGATATATAGAAATCTATTCTAGTACAGTCTTTGCGGTGCCGTAAACAAATACTCACGAAATCTGTTGCACAAGTCCACGTTTATCTCCCCAAAGGTACCCTTGTCTTGTGTAAAGATGCGAAGTGCTTAAAGACGTGCTGCAACTTGGAGTTCTTCTTGTCTGTCAATTTCTTAAAATAGGCAAGGATAATCCCCCTTCATCTATTTTTTCGTGAAGTGCGGTAATCTTTCCATTGGAGTATTTTGAGAGTGAACATATATATACAAAAACACCCCACGCATTTGAGCATCGTTGAGAGGCTTGGTGGGGGACTGACGGTGCAAAAATACGAATAATCTTTGATTATACAAACTTTTTAGAAGGAAAATAGAAAAAGCAAAGTGGATTTCTTTGCTTTTTCTATTTTAAATCAAATATCTTCTATCTCAGCAGATATTTCGCAACCAAATTTCTGAGCATCGTCTCCGGAAGATTCGACAATCCCGTCTCTTGAATCGTAGCATATTCGGGCTTGTTCTTTCCGATAATAAACTTACATTCTCGCCCATCTATGCTTGCATACAAATGGAAGTTGCCCTTGTAAGCCTGCTCTATGCGAACATCAGTACAACTTTTGCCATCTATCTCAAAAGAAGCAGAACTGTTGTCTTTATCCTCCAACCCCCATGATACGAGATGAACATTTATCGCTGACTCTATGGAACTGATCCATCTGTCCTGAACCTCATTTCGCTTGGCTATGTCACGGAATTGCCGCAGAGAATCAGCTACTTCCCTAATGATTGCATCAGCACGCCGAATGCCCTTGTCCTTGGCAAACTGAATGGCATCATCGTAAGAAATATGATGCAGCTTAGACCTTACATACATACAATGACCCGTATTAGGTAAATAGCCTCCTGTATCTATAATATAAGTGAGGTCATAGGCTGGTGACAAACGCCAAATCCCCGCCTCGTCCATCACAAAAGAGAAATTCTTTGTATGGTCATCCGTATTGTTGGAAAGGACATTGAACACAAGTCTGCGAAATACTTCCTGGCAATCAGTCTCCGGCAAATGTAATTTTCTACAGACAGCAATAAGTCCCTCATAGCTATCGGTTTCCGGAGAAATCGCAGCAAGAGTCTGCGTATGCAATTTCCGCTCACCATCACGATCGAAACGCTTCGTTATGAAATTCCGGTTTCCATCAATCTCATATAGTCTGGATGGCATCATATCTATTCCCGACTTGATGGCCATCTCATAATAGGTCATCTCTATCTCTGCAGAACTGTATTTCGTATCGCCAAATTTCAATATATAATAATCATAATCCTGAAGCCCAGCCACCTGACCGCTTCGTATCTCCCCAGTAGCTTTATTGATGGCAATGATAGCCTTAGGTTGGCGTCCACCAGCCGATGTTCCCACCGTAAGCAAGGACTGCATAGTGATAGATTCCTCTGGCATGATGTGAGCATTTTCACGCTCGATGAAAATGCGCTCAGCCAAGTCTGCCAACGACTTGACATCTATCATTTCTGCCTTATCCGTCTTTGCCACCTCTGGTAAGAATTCCAATGCACCCATGCCTCGCTTACCGATAAAAGAAAGTTTATCCAACGGAGTTATATCAGCATTTGGAATATGATTTTGAATTCGCCAAAGCTCGAAAAGCTGATTACCCCAGGCATCCGGCAACGAATCTGCTAGAAATGCAGGAAGTTTCTGGTACATTTTGGCATCCTCTCCCCACACGGGTGTCATTGCACGAATACCACGCACAGGAGCTTGAAGAGGAGAAACATCAATTCCCTTCTTCAAGAACTCAGGATTATATGTAAAGTACGATAACCTGCGGCGATTATCCCATGCCAAGCGACCAATCTCTTCGTCCCAAAGCATTACTCTCAAAGTATTTACCATAGCCAGTTATAATTTAGTATGACGAATTCTCTGTGCTTTCTTCTCATCCTTTCTCATCAGATAAGGAGATGGAGGAAGTTCTGGAAGCACATCATTGATGGCATCAATCTGCCCCACCACCTTCAGCAAGAGGAGAAAAGTGGAAAGCGAAAGATTGCCCGCTGTACCATTCTCAAACTTGTGGATGGTGGTCAAGCCAAGCCCAGTAAGCTCGGCAACCTCTTTCTGGGTGAGATTGCATCTCATTCTATATTCCTTGAATCTTACTCCCAGTAAACGTACCAACTCAGGAGTAGAATATTCATATAAATCTGCCATAATCTTCTATTTGTTTATCTATCATTATAATGATATTTATCCATTATATAAGCCTTTATCTTCAATATACTGATATTTACGGTTGCAAATATAAGAAAAAGGAATGAGACTTGCAAGCTTTCTGGAGATTATTTTCTATCTTTCTGCATTTTACAGGAAAATGACATGCGGAGTCGCTTACAAATGACGCAGATTCGCCCATCCCTTTATCCTCGCACATAAATGTTTTTTCTTGAAAAAAGTCTCAAAGTATCATTATTTACAAGTATATCACTGATACGTAACGGATTACAAAATGATACTTCCAAATATATTTACAAAGAAGTATCATAGAAGTATCATAAATTCAATAGAAGTATCATTAAATCACCATGATGCATCATAAAAAAACACGAAATTATAGTCAACTAAATATAGAAAAACTACAATTTGCTTGCTCAAATTAGTGCCCAAAAATCACCCCATGAAACGGGCACTCAATGCCCGCAGCACGGGCAATGAGTACCCAACACTTGGTCTACCGATGCCCGTCACTTGATCCCTTAGTGACCGTGTGACGGGCACTAAGAGACCAACCTATGTGCTTATTCCTAACTACAGTTATCTGTTTTCCATCTTATTCCTGGTTAATATTGGCATACTTTATAAACTAGAAAGGTAGACACACTATCAGTTTTATAAAACGGAAATAGTAGACATTATCAATTCTATAAAACTGAAATACTAGACATTTTTTAGTTTTTGTGCCTGTATTTCTAGACATAAATCCTCAAAAAAGACTTTTTTGCAAGCCACTTACCTGAATTTTATGATACTTCTATTGAATTTATGATACTTCTATGATACTTCTTTGTAAAATAAACAAAAAGTCTCATTTTTATAAACCATTACATATCAATCATATACATCGGTTTTAGCCACAAATAATGAGACTTTGATACTTTTTTCGAGAAAAAACTTTTATGTGCACGAAAGAAAAGGAAAGAAGAAAGCAGTAATTATAAAAGAAAAAAGCAGCAATGGCTACTACTCCATTGCTGCTTATTTTATTTACTGAACAATCTTGAAGCGGATACGCAAAGAATGCGCATGCTCATCCCAATTGGTACCAAGCAATACGAACTTGCCAATCTGGGCTGTAGAACGGACATGCTTGCCGATACATGGACAAACATCATAATCACCGATACGAACCAGACGCAAGGTCTCGCTCGCATCATCCGGCAGACGGTCTAACTTGACGTTAGCCGGAATGTGGTCACGATCCACAAACTCGTAAGTAACAGGCATATCAAGCTCTATCAGGCGATTCATCTCCGTCTCAATCGCCTTTTCCTCCTGACGGGTAGGCTTGTGATCGACTACGAAGGTCATCTTACTCTTCTTTCGCTCAATATGAGCATTCTTGCTGCGATCGCAGCCAAACATGCGAACCATCAACTGATTGAGCAGATGCTCAGCCGTATGAGCAGGAGGGAACTCCTCCTTATGATGCTCATTCAATATGATATCACTTTCCTCCATCTTGACATTGAATTTATAGATTCTTACTCCGTTAGCATCCATTGATATCGGGAACACGCCATCCTT of Segatella copri contains these proteins:
- a CDS encoding HIRAN domain-containing protein, producing the protein MGFFKKLFGDSTVQSSNDINSNYKEDHELQVTNSMSQSAHNNNMTSWENFFGIDLKSSPNELWIEGECEYNEKNIIRIFTNNHIHNVYFSSVKAKVIGNSATNFFFKCPYTWDDAFDIYYLIERDLVHNGNYTNTAAATKFRGKFDSYYDSFSWDIDGCSIIMSRDIDTGDIELGVWTLFYNQEYLNKAKDSCKDNKLEDEDALPKKEFNVHLFGALDTLHFVHDHLGKQLAGTASCYVARAEGATIHLLDENNLEEVYSFKSKEIADYLDHRLGAAGFLKFNCDDVTDIQAELFIIPAEDTKETSDDGATNALVHYEMSYLVDPVEFDYRRKTIMDGKMNLNIVGIQYRDNYEELKSSIKEGVTVILKPEPTNEYDPNALAFYLEGNIIGYLPKKDQPFAHIFMAKGQIEASICRIDENWIDTEVDIKKDMIDVNAFKNNEVNLTKIKSFKGGNSSSQSIELCEFIETL
- a CDS encoding exonuclease domain-containing protein, with product MASFSFVALDIETATGKRSSICEIGIAVVKDSEIKESKSWLIKPDGNVYWNRNIGIHGITPSDTQDKPTLAEVWKEIQPYIENQTIVAHNTAFDMFAIAEALTKNNIPLPNLNYFCSLRVAQKAFSLLKYSLEPLCKSLGIPFEQIHRAESDADACAKVMLKCLDKLQVDSFEGLEHKINIRHGFYNGGLHNGQKSIATNIGKTKKYSNTANPDNFDEDNYFYGKEVLFTGEMKYGNREKMRALIDNIGGHSIDSFKKSVDILVEGVQKASNLTTDGKSSKQIKCEELLANGGSVEILSEDEFYERFGIWDEQ
- a CDS encoding type II toxin-antitoxin system HipA family toxin; translated protein: MVNTLRVMLWDEEIGRLAWDNRRRLSYFTYNPEFLKKGIDVSPLQAPVRGIRAMTPVWGEDAKMYQKLPAFLADSLPDAWGNQLFELWRIQNHIPNADITPLDKLSFIGKRGMGALEFLPEVAKTDKAEMIDVKSLADLAERIFIERENAHIMPEESITMQSLLTVGTSAGGRQPKAIIAINKATGEIRSGQVAGLQDYDYYILKFGDTKYSSAEIEMTYYEMAIKSGIDMMPSRLYEIDGNRNFITKRFDRDGERKLHTQTLAAISPETDSYEGLIAVCRKLHLPETDCQEVFRRLVFNVLSNNTDDHTKNFSFVMDEAGIWRLSPAYDLTYIIDTGGYLPNTGHCMYVRSKLHHISYDDAIQFAKDKGIRRADAIIREVADSLRQFRDIAKRNEVQDRWISSIESAINVHLVSWGLEDKDNSSASFEIDGKSCTDVRIEQAYKGNFHLYASIDGRECKFIIGKNKPEYATIQETGLSNLPETMLRNLVAKYLLR
- a CDS encoding helix-turn-helix domain-containing protein yields the protein MADLYEYSTPELVRLLGVRFKEYRMRCNLTQKEVAELTGLGLTTIHKFENGTAGNLSLSTFLLLLKVVGQIDAINDVLPELPPSPYLMRKDEKKAQRIRHTKL